Proteins encoded in a region of the Agromyces protaetiae genome:
- a CDS encoding DUF3618 domain-containing protein, whose product MTATDAPRPAAPRSKRDQKTHERNVSRVQARINSERARAEFASTLNALEDKLNVPKQVSRASARTKVKLRRFAKEQPVAAAAAAAGVAIAVGGVVWLIVRNVTRP is encoded by the coding sequence ATGACCGCGACTGACGCCCCCCGCCCCGCCGCCCCTCGGTCGAAGCGCGATCAGAAGACGCATGAGCGCAATGTGTCGCGCGTGCAGGCGCGCATCAACTCCGAGCGCGCGCGTGCCGAGTTCGCGTCGACGCTGAACGCCCTCGAGGACAAGCTCAACGTGCCCAAGCAGGTGTCGCGCGCGAGCGCGCGCACGAAGGTCAAGCTCAGACGGTTCGCCAAAGAGCAACCGGTCGCGGCCGCTGCGGCTGCCGCGGGCGTCGCGATCGCGGTCGGCGGCGTCGTCTGGCTCATCGTCCGGAACGTCACCAGGCCATAG